One stretch of Streptomyces sp. NBC_01142 DNA includes these proteins:
- a CDS encoding PP2C family protein-serine/threonine phosphatase: protein MPVPVPRQRGVPAAETTSGSTRPGVGSGGMAGARSGGSTGGSTSGGDLTLLVIEDDPAGTFTVPELLDAAGTRVRIRSARNLTEAERLLTDDVHCILVDLALSGPSGTSGQDDDELGVLRHVLRLAPRHAVLALTSEADSERAAAAVRVGAQDYLLRDELDGRLLSRAVRYAVERKRADTAQVKLAESRLRAQENARLERGLLPTPLLDGSDLRFAARYRPGRSRALLGGDFYDTVRTPDGTVHAMIGDVCGHGPDEAALGVELRIAWRALTFAGLCGDELLSTLQQVLEHERESEEIFATLCTVDIAPDGRRAGLCLAGHPTPLIARHGRAAQLLPYDDGGPALGLLPRARWPRRQVELGSAWSLMMYTDGLIEGRQGPDTRQRLGQDGMVEMINRQLAAGLDGEALLEAAVAEVRDLNGGDLTDDVAVLLLSRAGARG, encoded by the coding sequence ATGCCCGTACCCGTACCGCGACAGAGGGGCGTCCCCGCCGCGGAGACCACCAGTGGGAGCACCCGCCCCGGCGTGGGCTCCGGTGGCATGGCCGGCGCCAGATCCGGCGGGAGCACCGGCGGGAGCACCAGCGGCGGCGACCTCACGCTCCTGGTGATCGAGGACGACCCGGCGGGCACGTTCACCGTGCCCGAGCTGCTGGACGCGGCCGGAACCCGGGTCCGTATCCGCAGTGCCCGCAATCTGACCGAGGCGGAGCGGCTGCTCACGGACGATGTCCACTGCATCCTCGTGGACCTCGCGCTGTCCGGCCCGTCCGGCACGTCCGGGCAGGACGACGACGAGCTGGGCGTGCTGCGGCACGTCCTGCGCCTCGCGCCCCGCCATGCCGTCCTCGCACTGACCTCCGAGGCGGACAGCGAGCGGGCGGCAGCGGCGGTACGGGTCGGGGCCCAGGACTATCTGCTGCGCGACGAACTGGACGGACGGCTGCTCAGCCGCGCTGTCCGGTACGCCGTCGAGCGCAAGCGCGCCGACACGGCCCAGGTGAAGCTGGCCGAGTCCCGGCTGCGCGCCCAGGAGAACGCCCGCCTGGAGCGTGGTCTGCTGCCCACTCCCCTACTGGACGGTTCGGATCTGCGGTTCGCCGCGCGTTACCGGCCGGGCCGCTCACGGGCGCTGCTGGGCGGGGACTTCTACGACACGGTCCGTACCCCCGACGGCACGGTCCACGCGATGATCGGCGACGTCTGCGGGCACGGCCCGGACGAGGCGGCGCTCGGCGTCGAGCTGCGGATTGCCTGGCGGGCGCTGACGTTCGCGGGCCTGTGCGGGGACGAGCTGCTCTCCACGCTGCAGCAGGTCCTGGAGCACGAGCGGGAGAGCGAGGAGATCTTCGCGACGCTCTGCACGGTGGACATCGCGCCGGACGGGCGGCGGGCCGGCCTCTGCCTGGCGGGTCACCCGACGCCGCTGATCGCCCGGCACGGGCGCGCGGCGCAGCTGCTTCCGTACGACGACGGCGGCCCGGCGCTCGGCCTGCTGCCGCGCGCCCGCTGGCCGCGCCGCCAGGTGGAGCTGGGCTCCGCGTGGAGCCTGATGATGTACACCGACGGGCTGATCGAGGGCCGGCAGGGGCCGGACACCAGACAGCGTCTGGGCCAGGACGGCATGGTCGAGATGATCAACCGGCAGCTGGCGGCGGGGCTGGACGGCGAGGCGCTGCTGGAGGCGGCGGTCGCGGAGGTACGCGATCTGAACGGCGGGGACCTGACCGACGATGTGGCGGTGCTGCTGCTCAGCAGAGCAGGGGCCCGCGGCTAG
- a CDS encoding helix-turn-helix domain-containing protein yields MASLNVGNLGEYLREQRRTAQLSLRQLAEAAGVSNPYLSQIERGLRKPSAEVLQQVAKALRISAETLYVRAGILDERERDELETRAVILADPSINERQKQVLLQIYESFRKENGLEDGNGLEHEAGSDAVAEAVTEVSDTADIADTTDATADGPRTADGSNAGQPSN; encoded by the coding sequence ATGGCATCACTCAACGTCGGCAATCTCGGTGAGTACCTGCGCGAGCAGCGGCGCACTGCGCAGCTCTCGCTCCGGCAGCTCGCCGAAGCCGCCGGGGTGTCCAATCCGTATCTGAGCCAGATCGAGCGCGGGCTGCGCAAGCCGAGCGCGGAGGTGCTGCAGCAGGTCGCCAAGGCCCTGCGGATCTCCGCCGAGACGCTGTACGTCCGCGCCGGGATTCTCGATGAGCGGGAACGGGACGAGCTGGAGACGCGTGCCGTCATCCTCGCCGACCCCTCGATCAACGAGCGGCAGAAGCAAGTTCTGCTGCAGATCTACGAATCCTTCCGCAAGGAGAACGGGCTCGAGGACGGGAACGGACTCGAGCACGAGGCCGGATCCGATGCCGTGGCCGAGGCCGTGACCGAGGTCTCGGACACCGCGGACATAGCGGATACTACGGACGCCACCGCTGACGGCCCCCGCACGGCCGACGGCAGTAATGCCGGACAACCCTCAAACTGA
- a CDS encoding DUF2516 family protein, producing MREGFDLTLWLVLDVVFVVSSVTALILAAMAREDAYRAADKKTKSFWLMILAVTVALNLFVEVLFLSLAGLIATIVFFVDVRPALKKVSGGGGRRGGSSSDGPYGPYNGGR from the coding sequence ATGCGCGAGGGATTCGACCTCACACTCTGGCTGGTCCTCGACGTCGTCTTCGTCGTCTCGTCCGTGACCGCGCTGATCCTGGCGGCCATGGCGCGCGAGGACGCCTACCGCGCCGCTGACAAGAAGACCAAGTCCTTCTGGCTGATGATCCTGGCTGTGACGGTCGCGCTGAACCTGTTCGTCGAGGTGCTGTTCCTGTCGCTCGCCGGGCTGATCGCGACCATCGTTTTCTTCGTGGACGTACGTCCCGCCCTCAAGAAGGTCTCCGGCGGCGGTGGCCGCCGCGGCGGCTCCAGCAGCGACGGGCCCTACGGTCCGTACAACGGCGGACGCTGA
- a CDS encoding DapH/DapD/GlmU-related protein — translation MSSDRLMRIRSAEFQAMAERVLRVTELTSRLNVLPFEHEAGRAELFEQILGRPLSTRVTIYPPFYTDHGLHLDLAERVFINQNCTFLDYAGIRLGERVMVGPKATFITVGHPVDPEERRGWLSGAPIDVAENVWIGAGATILPGVSIGRDAVVAAGAVVTDDVPPASLVTGSKATVHRRW, via the coding sequence ATGTCCAGCGACCGTCTCATGCGCATCCGTAGCGCCGAGTTCCAGGCCATGGCCGAGAGGGTCCTGCGGGTCACCGAGCTCACCTCCCGCCTGAACGTCCTGCCCTTCGAGCACGAAGCGGGCAGGGCGGAACTGTTCGAACAGATCCTCGGCAGGCCGCTGTCGACGAGAGTCACGATCTATCCGCCCTTCTATACGGACCACGGCCTTCACCTGGACCTCGCGGAACGCGTGTTCATCAACCAGAACTGCACGTTCCTGGACTACGCCGGCATCCGGCTCGGCGAGCGCGTGATGGTCGGACCAAAGGCCACGTTCATCACCGTCGGTCACCCGGTCGATCCTGAGGAGCGACGGGGGTGGCTGAGCGGCGCGCCCATCGATGTGGCGGAGAACGTGTGGATCGGCGCCGGTGCCACGATCCTTCCTGGCGTCAGCATTGGCCGTGACGCCGTGGTCGCCGCCGGCGCGGTCGTGACCGATGACGTTCCGCCGGCAAGCCTGGTGACCGGCAGTAAGGCAACCGTGCACCGAAGGTGGTGA